In the Paramisgurnus dabryanus chromosome 5, PD_genome_1.1, whole genome shotgun sequence genome, one interval contains:
- the LOC135787749 gene encoding uncharacterized protein isoform X2: MYLCIVESAFTSPHTRVDCFEFVCDIFETVLPRQDSLISFFFRTFSLANRVELLIHQSKRSLLNRLKKHNSALVLRNAGGLFNMAAEDSARRALSSEVESAVRALVEVLARDLAPSSSRAGHVDTENSQRIREASLPSDRARVSAPSPLIPSCSDSQTRVRQALRRQFPGMFKSQNDQPRGKKLFLSTPSTSVKTTDFQVYVLPKLTPVTPKGTEDLEFAHAGLGKRLLSLPDNLKHSKIVSQLEDEFPKLKSIEGGWMFYKSTGGGGQRKLSVIPTDSEGYSTRLLKSSTNNGKNVLYVVPLQEELSTEPLPYGSAEFSKMPQASCMKCGKKIPLQLLTLHVEDCEETDTKTEVTVIEDDEDHADDETTLNDMQSRGSAEKSQLSFPSDLLPYHASMCGEKEATFDDTSTTEEQPGSSRTQLASEPKTGWENEMDPQKACSLF, from the exons ATGTATTTATGTATCGTTGAATCTGCATTTACAAGTCCTCACACACGCGTGGATTGCTTTGAATTTGTGTGCGATATTTTTGAGACTGTCCTGCCACGTCAAGATTCattaatatcttttttttttaggacGTTCTCTTTAGCCAATCGCGTTGAGCTCTTGATCCACCAATCAAAACGCTCCTTACTGAACAGACTCAAGAAGCACAATTCTGCGCTTGTACTGCGCAATGCAGGAGGACTCTTCAACATGGCTGCTGAAGATAGCGCTCGTCGA GCATTGTCATCGGAGGTGGAATCAGCTGTGAGAGCTCTGGTAGAAGTGTTAGCCAGGGATCTGGCACCAAGCTCATCAAGAGCAGGACACGTTGACACCGAGAACAGCCAAAGAATAAGGGAAGCATCCCTTCCTTCAGATAGGGCAAGAGTCAGTGCCCCTTCTCCTTTGATTCCTTCCTGTTCTGATTCACAGACTAGGGTGAGGCAGGCACTAAGAAG GCAGTTCCCTGGTATGTTCAAGTCTCAAAATGATCAGCCTAGGGGGAAAAAACTTTTCCTTTCAACACCATCAACAAGTGTGAAAACAACAGACTTTCAGGTGTATGTCCTGCCCAAACTGACCCCTGTCACTCCAAAAGGCACAGAAGACCTAGAGTTTGCACATGCGGGCTTGGGTAAAAGACTTCTGAGTCTTCCAGACAACTTAAAACACAGCAAG attGTTTCTCAATTAGAGGATGAATTTCCCAAATTAAAAAGTATAGAAGGCGGTTGGATGTTCTATAAATCTACAG GTGGTGGTGGACAGCGTAAGCTGTCAGTTATTCCAACAGATAGTGAGGGGTATTCCACTCGTCTCCTGAAATCCTCTACTAATAATGGCAAGAACGTCCTGTATGTAGTTCCATTACAGGAGGAACTTTCCACTGAACCACTGCCATATGGTTCAGCTGAGTTCTCAAAAATGCCACAGGCAAGCTGCATGAAGTGTGGCAAAAAAATACCACTGCAGTTGTTAACACTTCATGTTGAAGACTGTGAAGAAACTGATACA AAGACTGAAGTAACTGTAATTGAAGATGATGAGGATCATGCAGATGACGAGACAACCCTTAATGACATGCAATCCAGAGGGAGTGCAGAGAAATCACAG CTTTCGTTTCCATCTGATCTCCTTCCATATCATGCCAGTATGTGTGGTGAAAA aGAGGCTACATTTGATGACACTTCCACAACAGAGGAGCAGCCAGGATCCTCACGGACACAATTAGCATCAGAACCTAAAACAG GATGGGAAAATGAAATGGATCCCCAGAAGGCATGCAGTTTGTTTTGA
- the LOC135787749 gene encoding uncharacterized protein isoform X1 — protein MYLCIVESAFTSPHTRVDCFEFVCDIFETVLPRQDSLISFFFRTFSLANRVELLIHQSKRSLLNRLKKHNSALVLRNAGGLFNMAAEDSARRALSSEVESAVRALVEVLARDLAPSSSRAGHVDTENSQRIREASLPSDRARVSAPSPLIPSCSDSQTRVRQALRRQFPGMFKSQNDQPRGKKLFLSTPSTSVKTTDFQVYVLPKLTPVTPKGTEDLEFAHAGLGKRLLSLPDNLKHSKIVSQLEDEFPKLKSIEGGWMFYKSTGGGGQRKLSVIPTDSEGYSTRLLKSSTNNGKNVLYVVPLQEELSTEPLPYGSAEFSKMPQASCMKCGKKIPLQLLTLHVEDCEETDTKTEVTVIEDDEDHADDETTLNDMQSRGSAEKSQVCPICQLSFPSDLLPYHASMCGEKEATFDDTSTTEEQPGSSRTQLASEPKTGWENEMDPQKACSLF, from the exons ATGTATTTATGTATCGTTGAATCTGCATTTACAAGTCCTCACACACGCGTGGATTGCTTTGAATTTGTGTGCGATATTTTTGAGACTGTCCTGCCACGTCAAGATTCattaatatcttttttttttaggacGTTCTCTTTAGCCAATCGCGTTGAGCTCTTGATCCACCAATCAAAACGCTCCTTACTGAACAGACTCAAGAAGCACAATTCTGCGCTTGTACTGCGCAATGCAGGAGGACTCTTCAACATGGCTGCTGAAGATAGCGCTCGTCGA GCATTGTCATCGGAGGTGGAATCAGCTGTGAGAGCTCTGGTAGAAGTGTTAGCCAGGGATCTGGCACCAAGCTCATCAAGAGCAGGACACGTTGACACCGAGAACAGCCAAAGAATAAGGGAAGCATCCCTTCCTTCAGATAGGGCAAGAGTCAGTGCCCCTTCTCCTTTGATTCCTTCCTGTTCTGATTCACAGACTAGGGTGAGGCAGGCACTAAGAAG GCAGTTCCCTGGTATGTTCAAGTCTCAAAATGATCAGCCTAGGGGGAAAAAACTTTTCCTTTCAACACCATCAACAAGTGTGAAAACAACAGACTTTCAGGTGTATGTCCTGCCCAAACTGACCCCTGTCACTCCAAAAGGCACAGAAGACCTAGAGTTTGCACATGCGGGCTTGGGTAAAAGACTTCTGAGTCTTCCAGACAACTTAAAACACAGCAAG attGTTTCTCAATTAGAGGATGAATTTCCCAAATTAAAAAGTATAGAAGGCGGTTGGATGTTCTATAAATCTACAG GTGGTGGTGGACAGCGTAAGCTGTCAGTTATTCCAACAGATAGTGAGGGGTATTCCACTCGTCTCCTGAAATCCTCTACTAATAATGGCAAGAACGTCCTGTATGTAGTTCCATTACAGGAGGAACTTTCCACTGAACCACTGCCATATGGTTCAGCTGAGTTCTCAAAAATGCCACAGGCAAGCTGCATGAAGTGTGGCAAAAAAATACCACTGCAGTTGTTAACACTTCATGTTGAAGACTGTGAAGAAACTGATACA AAGACTGAAGTAACTGTAATTGAAGATGATGAGGATCATGCAGATGACGAGACAACCCTTAATGACATGCAATCCAGAGGGAGTGCAGAGAAATCACAG GTTTGTCCCATTTGTCAGCTTTCGTTTCCATCTGATCTCCTTCCATATCATGCCAGTATGTGTGGTGAAAA aGAGGCTACATTTGATGACACTTCCACAACAGAGGAGCAGCCAGGATCCTCACGGACACAATTAGCATCAGAACCTAAAACAG GATGGGAAAATGAAATGGATCCCCAGAAGGCATGCAGTTTGTTTTGA
- the LOC135787749 gene encoding uncharacterized protein isoform X3, whose amino-acid sequence MQEDSSTWLLKIALVEQFPGMFKSQNDQPRGKKLFLSTPSTSVKTTDFQVYVLPKLTPVTPKGTEDLEFAHAGLGKRLLSLPDNLKHSKIVSQLEDEFPKLKSIEGGWMFYKSTGGGGQRKLSVIPTDSEGYSTRLLKSSTNNGKNVLYVVPLQEELSTEPLPYGSAEFSKMPQASCMKCGKKIPLQLLTLHVEDCEETDTKTEVTVIEDDEDHADDETTLNDMQSRGSAEKSQVCPICQLSFPSDLLPYHASMCGEKEATFDDTSTTEEQPGSSRTQLASEPKTGWENEMDPQKACSLF is encoded by the exons ATGCAGGAGGACTCTTCAACATGGCTGCTGAAGATAGCGCTCGTCGA GCAGTTCCCTGGTATGTTCAAGTCTCAAAATGATCAGCCTAGGGGGAAAAAACTTTTCCTTTCAACACCATCAACAAGTGTGAAAACAACAGACTTTCAGGTGTATGTCCTGCCCAAACTGACCCCTGTCACTCCAAAAGGCACAGAAGACCTAGAGTTTGCACATGCGGGCTTGGGTAAAAGACTTCTGAGTCTTCCAGACAACTTAAAACACAGCAAG attGTTTCTCAATTAGAGGATGAATTTCCCAAATTAAAAAGTATAGAAGGCGGTTGGATGTTCTATAAATCTACAG GTGGTGGTGGACAGCGTAAGCTGTCAGTTATTCCAACAGATAGTGAGGGGTATTCCACTCGTCTCCTGAAATCCTCTACTAATAATGGCAAGAACGTCCTGTATGTAGTTCCATTACAGGAGGAACTTTCCACTGAACCACTGCCATATGGTTCAGCTGAGTTCTCAAAAATGCCACAGGCAAGCTGCATGAAGTGTGGCAAAAAAATACCACTGCAGTTGTTAACACTTCATGTTGAAGACTGTGAAGAAACTGATACA AAGACTGAAGTAACTGTAATTGAAGATGATGAGGATCATGCAGATGACGAGACAACCCTTAATGACATGCAATCCAGAGGGAGTGCAGAGAAATCACAG GTTTGTCCCATTTGTCAGCTTTCGTTTCCATCTGATCTCCTTCCATATCATGCCAGTATGTGTGGTGAAAA aGAGGCTACATTTGATGACACTTCCACAACAGAGGAGCAGCCAGGATCCTCACGGACACAATTAGCATCAGAACCTAAAACAG GATGGGAAAATGAAATGGATCCCCAGAAGGCATGCAGTTTGTTTTGA
- the LOC135774078 gene encoding G2/M phase-specific E3 ubiquitin-protein ligase-like, with amino-acid sequence MGTGVNRHVLSMVMEKLKTGFMLNLGSSAATLFEGEKDHRVPTASAVVRDSNLFQMAGRMIGHSFIHGGPCLSGLSVPVVILLTGGTIDSAASALTLQDCPDLDHRETISLLNKAKLHEAEHTRLTDLCLFWDLPIPSSTNKEWLFQQLLTHAVLGRVEKQIKDLCKGIMDTGIWPLVSKRQDVHRFLFPRESSVVLDSQTLLQKITWPKLKEDDDDDDDDDNITVEKLTLISGYMRTFIEEASQSLLSDLTRFWVGWKIPEEYLVLEIVTGQYPVAHTCFNTLRLPCHYHNYATF; translated from the exons ATGGGTACCGGGGTGAACCGCCATGTTTTATCTATGGTTATGGAGAAATTGAAGACTGGGTTCATGTTAAATTTAG GCTCATCTGCTGCAACACTTTTTGAAGGGGAGAAAGACCATCGTGTCCCCACAGCTTCTGCTGTAGTCCGTGACAGCAATCTTTTCCAGATGGCAGGTCGAATGATCGGCCATTCTTTTATTCATGGCGGGCCTTGTCTTTCTGGATTAAGTGTGCCTGTTGTTATCCTTTTAACTGGTGGAACTATCGACAGCGCTGCATCAGCTttaactctgcaggactgtcCTGATTTGGATCACAGAGAAACTATTAGTTTG CTCAATAAAGCAAAACTTCACGAAGCAGAACACACACGACTAACTGATTTGTGTTTGTTCTGGGACCTTCCGATCCCATCTTCTACAAACAAGGAGTGGCTGTTCCAGCAACTGCTGACACATGCT GTCCTTGGGCGTGTAGAGAAGCAAATCAAAGATCTATGCAAAGGGATAATGGACACGGGAATCTGGCCACTTGTTTCCAAAAGACAAGATGTCCACAGGTTTCTTTTTCCAAGGGAATCATCAGTAGTTCTTGATTCACAG ACTCTCCTCCAGAAAATTACGTGGCCAAAACTAAAGGAGGATGACGACGATGATGACGACGACGACAACATAACTGTGGAGAAGCTGACCCTTATTTCTGGCTACATGCGCACTTTTATTGAGGAAG CATCACAATCTCTACTGAGTGACCTGACAAGGTTCTGGGTGGGGTGGAAGATACCAGAAGAATACCTTGTCCTAGAAATTGTGACTGGTCAATACCCAGTGGCACACACGTGTTTCAACACACTCCGCCTCCCGTGCCATTACCATAACTATGCTACTTTTTAA